GTCGATCAAGCCAAAGCTAATCTAGAAATTGCAAGAGCAAACCTTGCACGAGTTGAGAAAGATTTACAACGTTATCAAACCCTTGCAGAAAAAGATGCGATTGCGAAACAGACCTTGGATTATGCAATGACTGATGTCAACAATCAGAAAGCACAAGTTCAAGCTGCTGAGGCTGCATTAACTACTGCAAGAGTAAACTTACAACGATCAAGTATCGTTGCTCCTTTTTCAGGTAATATTGGTATCTCACAGGTTCGTACTGGAGCTTTGGTTTCTGCGGGAACAACATTGTTAAATACCATTAGTTCTACTAATCCTATTGCTGTTGAATTCCAAATCAATGAAAAAGAAATTATGGAATTCAGTAATCTCCAATCGGGAAAATCTAGCACACAGATTAATCTAACATTACCAGATGCGAGTACTTATGGCTCCAATGGTAGGATTTCGACTATCGATCGTGCAGTAGATCCTCAGACTGGTACTTTAAAAGTTCGTGCTACATTTGACAACCCAAACAACACGTTGAGAGCAGGGATGAACTTGAATTTAAATGTATTGAGTACTTCTGCATCAGAACAAATCGTGATTCCTTACAGAGCTATATTCGAGCAATTAGGAACATTTAATGTATATGCCGTAACTGACAGCAATACTGTAGTCTTAAAACCAGTTACTCTTGGCCAAAAATTAGGCGATCGTGTAGTGATTGCTCAGGGTCTGGATAATGGAAATAAAATAGTTGTGGATGGTGTTACATCTTTGAAACAAGGAGCTAAAGTTGTAGACAAGGCTCAAATGAATCAACAACAACCGCAACCACAACAACCGACAAAATAAGTGCTGTCACCCAAAACTATTTAAGCATGATCTCTGAAGTATTTATAAAAAGACCGGTAACGGCAATGGTAATATCCATATTGATTTCGATCATAGGGGTAATTGCCATTACAACGTTACCTATTAGTCAATACCCTAATATTGCCCCTCCTACAGTATCTGTTTCTGCTATTTATACCGGTGCAGATGCTCAAACAGTTGAGAAAACCGTAACCACCCCTATTGAGAGTCAGATCAATGGTACTCCAGGGATGATTTATATGAGTTCTAACAGTACTTCCGATGGTAGTTCACGAATTACAGTGACATTTGAAGTAGGTACTGACATTGATATTGCAACCCTTGACGTTCAAAACCGTGTAAGTATTGCAGAGCCTGTTTTGCCTGAGGCAGTTCGTCGTTTGGGTGTCACAACG
The Sphingobacterium daejeonense genome window above contains:
- a CDS encoding efflux RND transporter periplasmic adaptor subunit is translated as MNSNRIFSTILLGSGLFLTACGNKDGAKQQQAAQMQAQAMPVSMAVVQTEVVTGERSYPANVVPLQETEIRAEVSGYLTNISVADGAFVSKGQRLYEIDRVRYAAAVDQAKANLEIARANLARVEKDLQRYQTLAEKDAIAKQTLDYAMTDVNNQKAQVQAAEAALTTARVNLQRSSIVAPFSGNIGISQVRTGALVSAGTTLLNTISSTNPIAVEFQINEKEIMEFSNLQSGKSSTQINLTLPDASTYGSNGRISTIDRAVDPQTGTLKVRATFDNPNNTLRAGMNLNLNVLSTSASEQIVIPYRAIFEQLGTFNVYAVTDSNTVVLKPVTLGQKLGDRVVIAQGLDNGNKIVVDGVTSLKQGAKVVDKAQMNQQQPQPQQPTK